The nucleotide sequence TGGCGCGCGCCATCGTCCGCGCAGATCCGCGCGGCCTTCGACCGCGCGCTCGGCAAGGCCTGAGACGACACGCAGCGAGACATTGCCCATGACCGCATCCACCCCCACGCTGATCACCGACGCGCACCTCGAGGCGCCCGACGATTTCTACGAAGCGCTGATCGAGGCGCACCAGGGCCTGAGCACCGAGGAGAGCCATGCGTACAACGCGCGCCTCGTGCTGCTGCTGGCCAACCACATCGGCTCGCTGCCCGTGCTGCGCGAAGCGCTGGCGGCCGCGAAATGAACACCATCCAGTGAGGACACCATGACCGCCGCAACTCCCGCCACCGAGCGCCGCTACCAGAGCGGCTTCGGCAACGAATACGCGTCCGAGGCCGTGCCCGGCGCGCTGCCGCAGGGCCGCAACAACCCGCAGCGCGGGCCCTTCGACCTCTACACCGAGCTGCTCTCGGGCACCGCCTTCACCGCGCCGCGCCACGAGAACCGCCGCACCTGGCTCTACCGCCGCCAGCCCTCGGTGGTGTCGGGCCGCTACCAGCCCTATGCGCAGGCGCACTGGAGCACCGGCGCCGACCGCGAGATCGCGCTGCCGCCCGAGCCGATGCGCTGGCATCCGCAGCCGCTGGACGGCGCGGGGGAGCACGACTTCGTCGACGGCATGCACACCATCGCGGCCAACGGCGATGCCGAGTCGCAGGTCGGCATCGGCTCGCTGATGTACCTGGCGGGCCGCTCGATGGACAAGCGCGCCTTCGTCAACGCCGACGGCGAGATGCTGGTGGTGCCGCAGCAGGGCCGGCTGGTCATCACCACCGAGCTCGGCGTGCTCGAGGTGAAGCCCGGCGAGATCGCGCTGCTGCCGCGCGGCATGGCCTTCAAGGTGGCGCTGCCCGACGGACTTTCGCGCGGCTACGTCTGCGAGAACTACGGCGCGCACTTCCGCCTGCCCGAACTCGGCCCGATCGGCTCGAACGGCCTGGCCAACGCGCGCGACTTCCAGGCGCCGGTGGCGGCCTTCGAGGCGGAAGAAGGCGGCTACGAGATCGTCAAGAAGTTCGGCGGCCGCTTCTGGCACGCGCCGATGAAGCAGACGCCCTTCAACGTGGTCGCCTGGCACGGCAACCTCGCGCCCGTGAAGTACGACACCGCGCACTTCATGGTGATCGGCTCGATCAGCTTCGACCATCCCGATCCCTCGATCTTCACCGTGCTGACTTCGCCCAGCGACACGCCCGGCACGGCCAACTGCGACTTCGTGATCTTCCCGCCGCGCTGGATGGTGATGGAGAACACCTTCCGTCCGCCGTGGTTCCA is from Variovorax paradoxus and encodes:
- a CDS encoding DUF2783 domain-containing protein, whose translation is MTASTPTLITDAHLEAPDDFYEALIEAHQGLSTEESHAYNARLVLLLANHIGSLPVLREALAAAK
- a CDS encoding homogentisate 1,2-dioxygenase; its protein translation is MTAATPATERRYQSGFGNEYASEAVPGALPQGRNNPQRGPFDLYTELLSGTAFTAPRHENRRTWLYRRQPSVVSGRYQPYAQAHWSTGADREIALPPEPMRWHPQPLDGAGEHDFVDGMHTIAANGDAESQVGIGSLMYLAGRSMDKRAFVNADGEMLVVPQQGRLVITTELGVLEVKPGEIALLPRGMAFKVALPDGLSRGYVCENYGAHFRLPELGPIGSNGLANARDFQAPVAAFEAEEGGYEIVKKFGGRFWHAPMKQTPFNVVAWHGNLAPVKYDTAHFMVIGSISFDHPDPSIFTVLTSPSDTPGTANCDFVIFPPRWMVMENTFRPPWFHRNLMSEFMGLVLGEYDAKPGGFKPGGASLHNSMVPHGPDEEAFDKATHADLKPHKLDNTLAFMFESRYRFIPTNFALQSKALDTDYADCWAGLKDQFKP